A window of Theropithecus gelada isolate Dixy chromosome 8, Tgel_1.0, whole genome shotgun sequence genomic DNA:
ctcaaaaaaaacccaaaaaacaaaaaaaaacagaaggatcTGTACTAGTTAGCTTTGCTGGGAAGTTCACTTAAACTACCTTTGATATAAGATAACAAGACagagataataaaacaaaataaaggacaaCCACTCAAGTCACAGAAAAACTTTCCAACTTAAAAAAAGGtaagttttatttcataaataactcttacttCTTACCTGCATAGGCTCTCTGTAGTCAAGGAATCTAAAACCATAGCAAGAATATGctttaaatttctgtattttaattctgTTAAGATGTCCAGTTTTTCTATACCCATTTTCTTGCCAATCAGTCCTGCAAGTATACACTGTAGCACAGCTATTTTATCCCCATTCCCTTGCTCTAAGAATTCATGTCCACTATTTTCctggaatctttttcttttgcttttcatgAACAGCTCATGCACCAATTGCAAGGCTGGGGTCTTCGATAAATTCTTTAAGCTAAAGGTCAAATCCCCACTCTCATCACCACTCAGCTGACCCTCTGAGATGGCAGAAGCAGCTGCTGCTCTTTTTTCAGAGTCAGGGTAGACAATCtgcttttcctcttctgtctctgACTGCGAGCTTTGCTCCCGAAGGGTGGACAGTCTTCTCGACCTTCCAAGATGTCTTGTCTTTCTTATGGTGTCCCCCACTTTGGGAGTCCCCTTATGTTTCTGAAGTAGTTCTTGAAAAGAACCCTCCTGGTCAGAGAGGGAATCTTCTGATTTCTCCAAGCTAAGTGAGTTAAAACCACTGTCTTCAGGCGTTGAAATATTGCCTCTCACTTCAGGTGAAGGAGAAAGTATTTGACTTGCATTAAATCTAATGTTTGCCACAAGATTACTTATCGGAGTCACAAATATGTCCTCATCTGTTCCACAAGTTGTTCCACTAACAGAGGAGCCCAGGAGCTCTGGACATGCATTCTCATCATTAATGCATAAACTGCTATCACTAAAGTCATGCGTGATAGAGTCTTTAAAATCATTGCCCTGAATTGGAGATATACATTCAACTTCAAATAGGCTACAATCATCTTTGGAATCATCAATTGTGGAAGTCTTTTGCTGAGAAAAATTAAGCCTCAATTTTTGACTGCATGAAGTCActtcttctgtttttaaagtgCTAGTAACTAAAGGGCTAAAATTATTTGCCCTGGAAAAACCTGAAGCACTGCTtggaatgtttttttctaagTTGAGAACTTGGCTTATACTACTTTTTAGAGCACTATTTTGTGATTCAAAGTCCCCCTTTAGAAGAGAGAAAGATACATGCAACTTTCTGCGAGGTAAACATTTTTTCCCACTGATTTTAGGTGTTTCACAAAGTTCTGGGGTTTTATCATTTTCCTTCCTAGGcaagataaatttctttttttgagtggGAGACTCTAAAGAATGTGTTAAGCCCAGGCCTGAAGTTTCAGGGTGCTCATGGAGTAATGTTGGgccttttactttctttccaaGATATTCTTTATCTGTATTATCAAAGCTACAAGATTTTAACTCATTGTAGCCACTATCTTGAAATGAAGATGTGGAACAAAAATCTCTGAAGGTGGAGTACTTGGAGTTGACAATTGGAGGAGAGTCCACCCCATTTCCTGCTTCAGTGCCAGCTTGACCTGAGTGTTTTTGAGACATCTTCAAAATCTCTGTTTCTGCAAAGTGACAACAAAGTTATTCTGCCTTTGAAATGAGAATCCAGGCAGCTTACaccaaaatacattatttgttaTGAGTACAGATAATAATGGAAAATTGTAAGACAATTTTtgaaaagttactttaaaaaaaaattctactccATAAAAAACTGTTGTATATCCTACTTAAAATGAGTTGTTGACATCAAAAAGCCAAAATGTTCAGTTTATAAATATTCAAAGATCACTTGATTAACTATAGGCTAAGCACCACGTACACATATTTTACTGAACTACCCTAAAGAGAAAAAACCTAGAAGCATTACTTTGATATTATTACCTTATGATTTTCACAGAACtaaacaattttcattttaatattccaGCTTATTTGTGCCAGCCTATATTAGTCTAGTCAGAAAACACTATATGCTACTTTTTAAACATCTTTGGGAAATGTGTCAAATAATGCGTGCTGCCACTACATCCACCTGCAATCAGGCTGAACAACTCGAGTAATGTTCAAATATGTAACACAGACCTGTTGTAGAAATCTAGTCCCCATAACCATTCACAAGGTGTGAATTCCCAGACTTAAGCCTTTACAAAGACTCTGGCTCATCAATAAACTACTAACACATTCTTCTTGAGCTAACCataatgcaccactgcaccacagaCAGGGCCATTTCAAACTTGGCATGTTGTACTTATTCATATCtcactttctaaatattttgtgatGCAAGGTCCAGTTTCAGCCTTGAATTCACAGTTAACAGGCAACTATTTATGGGAAAACcaccatttaaaatattcttgaagTTGCAAATAAAGAATGCAACTCAATTACTTAAAGAACAGTTACTCAGTAGTTACATGAGCAAGGAATGACACTAAGAAATATTTTACTCTTTAACCTTTTCAACAGTATCATCATATTCCTTCTTTTTAGAAACCTGAAATAAATCTTAAAGAAAGCTAACAAATTTGTTTTGATAAAAAtagtgttaagaaaaaaaatttattatagttTTCGATATTTTTCCAGATGATTCAAAGGACACGAAGAAGACTGTCATTCCTTCAAAGTTTTCTCCAGGACAAATGCAcaatttttctccattaaaaGATCCTGGGAAGATCTATTTAGTTGGCTGTAATGTGACAGTAATTTATTTATGCTTAAATTTAATCAAATATATGAGTGAATGATCTTTGTTACAAAAGCAAATTGCTACTCTAAacacaaattatttctttatggTTTGATGAtcattaaaagattatttttactaaacaaagtctaagtattttttaaccttttaagtCTATACTCATTTTTGATAAATGTCATACATGTCCCCTTCTGATCTACATCCTCTCAGATCACTGCTAACTTCTGCATATGGCCACAAGCCAAGATTTATCAAActgctttttataattttgttctatttttaaacaattttgttttacaaataataaactAGAATGCATATTCAAATTACACCTCCACCCATGAACTGTTTTCTCCCTCTCTGAAAGTAATTCTGCTAAATAACACTTTTCACTCAATTTGGATCagtccttttgtttttatttttgtattttttagttatttattattattattttttgagatgggagtctcttgttgcccaggctggagtacaatggcgcgatttcgcctcactgcagcctctgcctccagggttcaaccaattctcctgcctcagcctccccactggctgggattacaggtgcccaccaccacgcccggctaatttgtgtatttttagtagagacgggctttcgccatgttggccaggttggtctcgcacgcttgacgtcaggtgatccacccaccttggcctcccaaagtactgggattacaggcttgacccaccgcacccggccggtcACGGTCCTTTTAGAAGGTTATGGCAATTGTACTGCTACTTCACCACTAGGTGTCTCACAATGCTAGAATTTGGGAAACTCAAGAGGCAAACTGTTAAAAACAAAGTGGGGAATGCAGATATCATCTCTTCCCCTAAAATGTTATCCAAAAATCTAATCtggccggtggctcacgcctgtaatcccagaactttaggaggccgcggcgggagaaatgcttgagtccaggagtttgagaccagcctgggtaacatagtgagactccatctcttcaaacaaacaaaaacacaatttgtTTCTGTTCGTCTACACACTTAAAGTTGCCTCCAAAGTCCTTTCTCTGCTATCATTTTCATCTTTCTACTACCCCAAGATGTTGGTCTCAAACGTGGTTCTTcccaactgaattttaaaattattcatgtaaAATCAAGGACTGTGTGTTGTATTTTACGGACTCAACAGTTCACGGATAAATTCAATCAAGCCTCTTCCATATTCATTTCAAAAAA
This region includes:
- the FBXO43 gene encoding LOW QUALITY PROTEIN: F-box only protein 43 (The sequence of the model RefSeq protein was modified relative to this genomic sequence to represent the inferred CDS: inserted 1 base in 1 codon): MAWTVSPGTLNSTPIPDLFTPGVFPVLAQISTTNPNPPIRYLHSTEKLPTPRFQIQPSRLGVETNFRRWYMTHSGVSLSLSVSLSLSPRLFRPRRGPRVRIAQRRLLRGDNVPAALARSPRLLGLCVRSGHAGSALQHAAALWGPLSGAGRGRSRLRLLTGSEAGVGVAIVRIPGGEAGAPPRRIQRRLPGSPPTCPLRRFAGPHGLQAGGEGTPGECPLAGLPAAPAPRPSVSSRQRISCLEXYVTLSSKSSRFTDETEILKMSQKHSGQAGTEAGNGVDSPPIVNSKYSTFRDFCSTSSFQDSGYNELKSCSFDNTDKEYLGKKVKGPTLLHEHPETSGLGLTHSLESPTQKKKFILPRKENDKTPELCETPKISGKKCLPRRKLHVSFSLLKGDFESQNSALKSSISQVLNLEKNIPSSASGFSRANNFSPLVTSTLKTEEVTSCSQKLRLNFSQQKTSTIDDSKDDCSLFEVECISPIQGNDFKDSITHDFSDSSLCINDENACPELLGSSVSGTTCGTDEDIFVTPISNLVANIRFNASQILSPSPEVRGNISTPEDSGFNSLSLEKSEDSLSDQEGSFQELLQKHKGTPKVGDTIRKTRHLGRSRRLSTLREQSSQSETEEEKQIVYPDSEKRAAAASAISEGQLSGDESGDLTFSLKNLSKTPALQLVHELFMKSKRKRFQENSGHEFLEQGNGDKIAVLQCILAGLIGKKMGIEKLDILTELKYRNLKHILAMVLDSLTTESLCSVWKVSRNWREIVVQDKNANRRRKLYITQLKTDSEGAVLNVEDAATRLQLLNRSALRSVQAQARIPGSQREQGSTLSPWGEVLTPLASSSVTHLSSKQEEYVKVAKTLFIDEALKPCPRCQSPAKYQPYKKRGLCSRTACGFDFCVLCLCAYHGSEECSRGAAKPRNRKDALPGSAQSKRNLKRL